A stretch of Myxococcus hansupus DNA encodes these proteins:
- a CDS encoding LysR family transcriptional regulator — protein MRQVELRHLRYFVAVAEAGSMMAGARAVGIVQPALSRQIRELEEAIGTPLLIRRSTGITLTAAGASFLQDATRLLFELQGSRERALRSAAGQRGELRIGVLPNYFPLPVVSNVLKAFRKACPDVMLSIVPMLSAEQATAIARGELDGGIMAWRQDEAPHLSGIRLLRDRFVLAMLSTPGQRFRAPRQLAELTGAPFIWFDPLRSAAHHRFLFEQCRRAGFTPRIAQVGTDIPTLIGLVAAGMGYAFVPESTAPTCPRTVRLVALDELDGRFDVEFVYDGQADSPVVQQFLAALRATTNA, from the coding sequence ATGCGGCAGGTCGAGTTGCGCCATCTGCGATACTTCGTGGCGGTCGCTGAAGCCGGCAGCATGATGGCTGGCGCCCGCGCGGTCGGCATTGTGCAACCCGCGCTTTCCCGGCAGATCCGCGAGCTCGAGGAGGCGATTGGCACCCCGCTGTTGATCCGCCGCTCGACGGGCATCACGCTCACGGCGGCCGGCGCGAGCTTCCTGCAGGACGCCACGCGCCTGCTCTTCGAATTACAGGGCAGCCGCGAACGTGCGCTGCGCAGCGCGGCCGGCCAGCGCGGTGAGCTGCGTATCGGCGTGCTGCCGAACTACTTCCCGTTGCCGGTGGTGTCGAACGTGCTCAAGGCCTTCCGAAAGGCCTGCCCGGACGTGATGCTGTCAATCGTGCCCATGCTGTCGGCCGAGCAGGCGACTGCCATCGCACGCGGCGAGCTTGATGGCGGCATCATGGCGTGGCGGCAGGACGAGGCTCCACACCTGTCAGGCATCCGGCTGCTACGTGACAGGTTCGTGCTCGCGATGCTGTCCACGCCGGGCCAGCGCTTCCGCGCGCCCCGTCAACTGGCCGAGCTCACAGGCGCGCCGTTCATCTGGTTCGACCCACTTCGGTCCGCCGCGCATCACCGGTTCTTGTTCGAGCAGTGCCGGCGGGCCGGCTTCACGCCGCGCATCGCGCAGGTCGGCACCGACATCCCGACGCTCATCGGGCTCGTCGCAGCGGGGATGGGCTACGCGTTCGTACCAGAGAGCACGGCACCGACGTGCCCGCGCACGGTGCGGCTGGTCGCGCTTGACGAACTCGACGGCCGCTTCGACGTCGAATTCGTGTACGACGGCCAAGCGGACTCGCCGGTCGTGCAGCAATTCCTCGCTGCGCTGCGCGCGACCACCAACGCATAA
- a CDS encoding pyridoxal-phosphate dependent enzyme: MPLHIQTPYIRSHAASLRLGQDVLLKLEAMQPSGSFKLRGVGAVCEARRAAGARRFVSSSGGNAGIAVAYAGRELGVPVLVVVPESTSARARDVLRHEGAELIVHGASWAEANAFAQSVLGAHDAFVHPFDDPVLWQGHATMIDEMAAAGPKPDAVVLAVGGGGLLCGVLEGLVRNGWSDVPVVAAETQGADCYARSVAQGRPVELAEITSVATSLGAKRPCDAAVAWATRHAVDNIVVSDAAAVAASLWFLDEHRILVEPACGAALAALDAASSALAAASRIAVIVCGGATATVEHLRALSRRER; this comes from the coding sequence ATGCCACTCCACATTCAGACTCCGTACATTCGTTCACACGCTGCATCCCTCCGGCTGGGTCAAGACGTCCTGCTCAAGCTCGAGGCAATGCAGCCGTCCGGCTCGTTCAAGCTGCGCGGCGTCGGTGCGGTATGCGAGGCGCGGCGCGCGGCAGGCGCCCGCCGTTTCGTGTCGTCGTCGGGCGGCAACGCGGGCATTGCGGTCGCCTATGCCGGTCGCGAGCTCGGGGTGCCCGTGCTCGTCGTTGTTCCGGAGAGTACCTCCGCGCGCGCACGCGACGTGCTCCGTCACGAGGGCGCGGAGTTGATCGTCCACGGCGCGTCTTGGGCGGAGGCGAACGCCTTTGCTCAGTCCGTGCTCGGCGCGCACGACGCGTTCGTGCATCCGTTCGACGACCCCGTGTTGTGGCAGGGCCATGCAACGATGATCGACGAGATGGCGGCGGCCGGACCGAAGCCCGACGCGGTCGTGCTGGCGGTGGGCGGCGGAGGGCTGCTGTGCGGCGTGCTGGAGGGACTGGTGCGCAACGGCTGGAGCGATGTGCCGGTCGTCGCGGCCGAGACCCAAGGCGCGGACTGCTATGCGCGTTCGGTTGCGCAGGGGCGGCCCGTCGAACTGGCGGAGATCACGAGCGTCGCCACCTCGCTCGGCGCGAAGCGGCCTTGCGACGCAGCGGTTGCGTGGGCGACGCGCCATGCGGTCGATAACATCGTCGTGTCCGATGCGGCAGCGGTGGCGGCCTCGCTGTGGTTCCTCGACGAACATCGGATTCTGGTGGAGCCCGCGTGCGGGGCGGCACTGGCCGCGCTCGACGCGGCGTCGTCGGCGCTTGCAGCCGCGTCACGCATCGCGGTGATCGTCTGCGGTGGCGCCACGGCGACGGTCGAGCATCTGCGGGCATTGAGCCGTCGTGAGCGGTGA
- a CDS encoding GFA family protein, with protein MTQTHRLGCACGQVQLQVEGAPIVSVECCCDSCRAAGDRLQTLPTARPVMEPHGTTRFVLYRKDRVRFIEHAGRLKEFRLTPESKTRRVVATCCNTPVFLEFENGHWLSLYGCLWPEGTLPPLEMRTMTGDLPAGTTLPGEVPNGKWQQVSFFARLLGAWIRMGFRSPKVAVVNGQLHV; from the coding sequence ATGACACAGACCCATCGACTCGGCTGCGCCTGTGGACAGGTCCAACTCCAGGTGGAGGGCGCGCCCATCGTCAGCGTCGAGTGCTGCTGCGACAGTTGCCGTGCGGCTGGCGACAGGTTGCAGACCCTCCCCACCGCTCGTCCGGTGATGGAACCCCACGGCACGACGCGCTTCGTGCTCTACCGCAAGGATCGCGTCCGGTTCATCGAGCACGCCGGACGCCTCAAGGAGTTCCGCCTCACGCCCGAGTCCAAGACTCGCCGGGTCGTCGCCACCTGTTGCAACACGCCCGTCTTCCTCGAGTTCGAGAACGGCCACTGGCTCAGTCTCTATGGCTGCCTCTGGCCCGAGGGAACGCTGCCTCCGCTCGAGATGCGGACGATGACAGGTGACCTTCCGGCCGGCACCACGCTCCCCGGTGAGGTCCCGAACGGCAAGTGGCAACAGGTCTCATTCTTCGCCAGGCTCCTCGGCGCGTGGATCCGGATGGGGTTCCGAAGCCCGAAGGTCGCCGTGGTCAACGGACAGCTCCACGTCTGA
- a CDS encoding M1 family aminopeptidase, with amino-acid sequence MGGQPAPPPLAGLARDIVATVLDVKLGSLRGTATIEVAESKAPGLSLRVDSLTITGVRGRCGGLQYTVKDGQLDIGVPAWASTVVVDYAFPASGNTDGYRHTGSTYTWPTFCRNLFPCHPSPDDGMRFSLRLGELPEGQTSVYPRKIEGDVPAYMLGWAVGAYSERSLGATRAGTQVSVWYLPGGESAAIEGTRHLRDAMDFFETTYGPYAFGDKVGSVSVDWGPKGQGGMEHHPYWHVAVQSMAERLMHHHEAAHGWYGNGVRIQCWEDFVLSEGTTDYLTARAVRATEGEAAEAKLWASRREDLEKAVAKRDTVALPDETCNAIDMSKHPLASQIPYLKGGLFFHELEQQVGTAALDRVLARFYGLHLGKSARMQQLLDFVKSETGQDPGPLAQGWLRGLGIPASTSVAAEPVSR; translated from the coding sequence GTGGGGGGCCAACCTGCGCCTCCGCCGCTGGCGGGGCTGGCGCGAGACATTGTCGCGACAGTGCTGGACGTGAAGCTCGGCTCGCTGCGGGGTACGGCCACGATCGAGGTGGCCGAATCGAAGGCGCCAGGACTGTCGCTGCGGGTGGACTCGCTGACCATCACCGGGGTGCGAGGTCGCTGCGGCGGCCTTCAGTACACGGTGAAGGATGGGCAACTCGACATCGGCGTTCCAGCGTGGGCGAGCACCGTGGTCGTCGACTACGCGTTCCCCGCCTCTGGGAACACGGATGGGTACCGGCATACCGGTAGCACCTATACGTGGCCGACGTTCTGCCGGAACCTGTTTCCGTGCCATCCCTCTCCGGACGACGGGATGCGTTTCTCGTTGCGGCTCGGAGAACTGCCAGAGGGGCAGACGTCGGTGTACCCGAGGAAAATCGAGGGTGACGTGCCTGCGTACATGCTGGGGTGGGCCGTGGGGGCCTACTCGGAGCGGTCGCTGGGGGCCACCCGGGCGGGGACGCAGGTTTCCGTTTGGTATCTTCCGGGAGGGGAGTCGGCCGCGATCGAGGGCACACGCCACCTGCGGGATGCGATGGACTTCTTCGAGACGACGTATGGCCCGTATGCCTTTGGCGACAAGGTGGGCTCGGTGTCAGTGGATTGGGGACCCAAGGGGCAGGGCGGTATGGAACACCATCCCTATTGGCACGTGGCCGTGCAGTCGATGGCGGAGCGCCTGATGCATCATCACGAGGCGGCGCATGGCTGGTATGGAAATGGCGTGCGCATCCAGTGCTGGGAGGACTTCGTGCTGTCCGAGGGGACCACGGATTACCTCACGGCTCGTGCGGTGCGAGCCACCGAAGGCGAGGCCGCGGAGGCGAAGCTGTGGGCGTCGAGGCGGGAGGACCTTGAAAAGGCGGTGGCCAAGCGAGACACGGTGGCCCTGCCCGACGAAACGTGCAATGCGATTGACATGAGCAAGCACCCGCTTGCGTCCCAGATTCCCTATCTGAAGGGGGGCCTCTTCTTCCACGAACTGGAGCAGCAGGTGGGCACCGCCGCGCTGGATCGTGTCTTGGCGCGCTTCTACGGACTCCATCTGGGGAAGTCGGCACGTATGCAGCAGTTGCTTGACTTCGTGAAGTCGGAGACGGGCCAGGACCCCGGCCCCCTCGCGCAGGGGTGGCTTCGAGGGCTCGGCATTCCGGCTTCGACGTCCGTGGCCGCGGAGCCAGTGTCGCGGTGA
- a CDS encoding glutathione S-transferase family protein, which yields MARLLRLLERSRAMPQSPITLVGEAFSPWTQKARWALAYCGVAFAYQEYIPTLSEPLLRWRMRQWSGAVSVPVLLVGPQVVRGSWDIARYAAQRAGDERLGDFEAVAPWNQLGEAALAEARTRVVRRVLADPEALDEASAAVLPRPLRRPLRFIARDAARRLDRKYRHLVVPGSLRQALERTRAGLLAAGGDHLLGRFSYADVIMAVVLEAVAPAAQIEPPLGPATRRCWSDDALAGEFADLLQWRARLVAAHSAR from the coding sequence ATGGCGCGGTTGCTGCGCCTGCTAGAAAGGAGTCGTGCCATGCCGCAATCGCCCATCACCCTGGTTGGCGAAGCGTTCTCGCCGTGGACTCAAAAGGCTCGCTGGGCACTGGCGTATTGCGGCGTCGCGTTCGCGTATCAGGAGTACATCCCGACGCTGAGTGAGCCGTTGCTGCGCTGGCGCATGCGGCAATGGTCGGGCGCCGTGTCGGTGCCAGTGCTGCTGGTGGGGCCGCAAGTCGTGCGCGGCTCCTGGGACATCGCCCGCTATGCGGCACAACGGGCCGGTGACGAACGGCTGGGCGACTTCGAAGCCGTCGCGCCTTGGAACCAGCTTGGCGAGGCGGCACTCGCCGAAGCACGGACGCGCGTGGTGCGCCGTGTACTGGCTGACCCAGAGGCGCTCGATGAAGCCTCTGCCGCGGTCCTGCCACGGCCCCTGCGCCGTCCCCTGCGGTTTATCGCACGCGATGCCGCGCGTCGGCTCGACCGAAAGTATCGGCATCTGGTCGTGCCTGGCTCGTTGAGGCAGGCGCTGGAGCGGACCCGCGCTGGATTGCTCGCGGCGGGCGGGGACCATCTGCTCGGGCGCTTCAGCTACGCCGATGTCATCATGGCCGTGGTGTTGGAGGCCGTGGCTCCGGCCGCACAAATCGAACCGCCGTTGGGGCCCGCGACGCGTCGCTGCTGGAGTGATGATGCCCTGGCGGGCGAGTTCGCCGATTTACTGCAATGGCGCGCGCGCCTCGTCGCGGCGCACTCGGCCCGGTAG
- a CDS encoding GlxA family transcriptional regulator has protein sequence MSTAARLLRSGLVNVPTTERAVRQRVVSVDGKPVRTGAGRLLPVDGAFTARGLHAGDVVAMPGLGAATEAQAAALLTRPDILRAIALLGRAPTKRVVLAASCSATFVLAASGALDGKQATTTWWLGAAFARRFTRVTLRADKMVIDAGEVLTAGSAFAHADLMLAIVARTLSPSLAHMVARYLVLDERISQARYMVTEHLRGADPTVRELEAFVLANIERQVSVHEMARATATSPRTLARRVEDALGTTPHHLAQRLRVARAVQLLETTGDSVENIAARVGYADAAAFRRVFRRETGEAPRTSRASGFRQAARS, from the coding sequence ATGAGCACCGCCGCGCGTCTCCTGCGTTCGGGGCTCGTCAACGTCCCCACGACGGAACGAGCCGTGCGCCAGCGCGTGGTCTCGGTGGACGGCAAGCCCGTTCGCACGGGGGCCGGACGCCTGCTGCCGGTCGACGGCGCATTCACGGCGCGCGGGCTTCACGCGGGCGACGTGGTGGCGATGCCGGGGCTTGGGGCCGCCACCGAGGCCCAGGCCGCCGCGCTCCTCACGCGGCCCGACATCCTGCGCGCAATCGCGCTCCTCGGGCGCGCGCCCACCAAGCGCGTGGTGCTGGCGGCGTCGTGCTCAGCCACGTTCGTGCTGGCGGCCTCCGGCGCGCTCGACGGGAAACAAGCCACCACCACCTGGTGGCTCGGGGCCGCGTTCGCGAGACGCTTCACGCGCGTGACGCTGCGCGCGGACAAGATGGTCATCGACGCAGGGGAGGTGCTCACCGCCGGCTCCGCGTTCGCCCACGCGGACCTCATGCTCGCCATCGTGGCGCGCACGCTGAGCCCGTCGCTGGCCCACATGGTGGCGAGGTACCTCGTGCTCGATGAGCGGATATCCCAGGCGCGCTACATGGTGACGGAGCACCTTCGCGGCGCGGATCCGACGGTTCGGGAGCTCGAGGCCTTCGTGCTGGCGAACATCGAACGGCAGGTGTCGGTTCACGAGATGGCGCGCGCAACGGCCACCTCCCCGCGCACCCTGGCGCGAAGGGTCGAGGATGCGCTCGGCACGACACCTCACCACCTTGCGCAACGGCTGCGGGTCGCCCGAGCGGTACAACTGCTCGAGACGACAGGCGACTCTGTCGAGAACATCGCCGCCCGCGTGGGCTACGCCGATGCGGCAGCATTCCGGCGTGTCTTCCGGCGCGAAACCGGAGAAGCGCCCCGCACAAGTCGGGCGAGCGGCTTCCGGCAGGCCGCTCGTTCATGA
- a CDS encoding dienelactone hydrolase family protein: MNDAVVDDPLDDFERRLITLRETQKAVWVTGSGPAVIVLAEMPGISPQVARFARWVRDAGFTVYMPSLFGRDGAYPLAGEGRAVMQRACVSAEFRAFAANASSPITQWLRALASLAHQECGGPGVGAIGMCFTGNFALGMMLERAMLAPVLCQPSLPLNDPGGLEISPAEVAAVRTRLEREDLTVLAYRFEGDRFCTAQRFQAYSAALGERFVARVLPSSAAHPNPPPFFAEVVGSPHSVVTAHLIDAAGEPTLAARDEILAFFSQRLRRDNPLTGE; encoded by the coding sequence ATGAACGACGCCGTGGTTGACGACCCCCTCGATGATTTCGAGCGGCGCCTCATAACCCTTCGGGAGACGCAGAAGGCTGTCTGGGTCACCGGCAGCGGCCCCGCCGTCATCGTGCTGGCCGAGATGCCTGGAATCAGTCCTCAGGTCGCGCGCTTCGCCCGTTGGGTACGAGACGCGGGCTTCACCGTCTATATGCCCTCACTCTTCGGCCGAGACGGTGCCTACCCGCTCGCGGGGGAGGGGCGCGCGGTGATGCAGCGCGCGTGCGTGAGCGCCGAGTTCCGGGCCTTCGCGGCGAACGCTTCGAGCCCCATCACCCAGTGGTTGCGTGCGCTGGCGAGCCTCGCTCACCAGGAGTGTGGTGGGCCCGGGGTCGGCGCGATAGGGATGTGCTTCACCGGCAATTTCGCGCTCGGCATGATGCTTGAGCGCGCGATGCTCGCGCCGGTCCTGTGTCAGCCGTCGTTGCCACTGAACGACCCTGGCGGGCTCGAAATCTCGCCCGCCGAGGTGGCCGCGGTGAGGACGCGGCTCGAGCGTGAGGACCTGACGGTGCTCGCCTACCGTTTCGAGGGGGACCGGTTCTGCACGGCCCAGCGGTTCCAGGCGTACTCCGCCGCGTTGGGGGAGCGCTTCGTTGCGCGGGTGCTGCCTTCGTCCGCGGCCCACCCGAACCCGCCACCGTTCTTCGCGGAAGTGGTCGGGAGCCCTCACAGCGTGGTGACGGCCCACCTCATCGACGCGGCGGGCGAACCCACCCTGGCGGCACGCGATGAAATCCTCGCGTTCTTCTCTCAACGACTGCGCCGTGACAACCCGCTGACGGGAGAATGA
- a CDS encoding bifunctional serine/threonine-protein kinase/formylglycine-generating enzyme family protein produces MSDAIPEGWEPPPAFDEYRLIRLLGQGGMGRVYLAEDTALQRRVAIKFIGAERPGPGQRDRLFAEARALARLRHPNVVTVYRVSEVGSHPYLVQEFLPGVSLRDLATPLPPERVLAIALGLGRGLAAAHRAHVLHRDIKPDNVMVLPEGEVKLVDFGLALSWAAEQADTAARATVPIAGTRGYMAPEVLRGEPPGPRGDVYGLGLVLHELLEGLRPFDTPTASGAVDEPTTPEARPPSVEPSGSGLGVRLRAVILRCLEYDAARRFASADALCAELERLRVDGDAAPAPPGNPYRGLQAFDAEHRSVFFGRGAEVRAIHERLRAQALVLVAGDSGVGKSSLCRAGVSPRVTQAGLEDGCAYTVLSLMPGRRPFTALVAAVAGRLGLSEETLAAQVRHEPAAMARALRAAGPTRGTLLFIDQLEELFTQSEPDEASAFTQVLGHLAILARGVRTLATVRGDYFTRLAALPGLEDEVARALFLVKPLGPEGTREAVVGPARVTGVAFETEALVDTLVASSAHAPGGLPLLQFTLAELWDARDRATQHIREASLEALGGVAGALGRHADGALSALVPEARQAARDLLLRLISPEGARVRRTTRELGAESPTNRIALEALVRARLVVVRQDGEAHVHEVAHEALLEGWSTLRGWLEAARQERQVLERVRLAAARWERADRSTSALWSRRELNAVTSAGALALTRQEAAFLKASRRALRRTFARRMGLALALPLTALVAGGAAWMKGRHALERTVQAHLDEARASLTEARTHHAEAKATRAEAFQRLNARGERVLTGAPALGDEEEPEEAWSAARKSDGHADEAYQRATQALDTALLLDGSQREARGLLAEVLTGRMELAEWFFRPGQRREALRRLASLDDDGTGRRQLLAPPVLELATEPSGVEVLLQRDLGVPGAPRLSEGISLGLTPIASHALESGPGSYVLTFQSPGLTRAVLPVVLSSGERLRARIPLPRVADIPEGFVYIPPGRFLFGSSDDEALRREFLQAPPLRPVTTAGYLIARHEVTFAEWIAFLDALPPDEQRRLTPGVRSTAGALALTREETGWRLMLQPTQHPLDARSGEPIRYPGRTHRAAQDWLRFPVSAISLEDAWAYLAWLDRSGRVPGARLCSEYEWERAARGADARLFPMGDLLSPDDANFDETYGRHPLGFGPDEVGAHPASASPFGVMDLAGNAIEWVQSVRAPGEAVARGGSWYYDRISNRSNTRMPNEPWLRDIRIGLRVCAPAPVPRHDP; encoded by the coding sequence TTGAGCGACGCCATCCCAGAGGGCTGGGAGCCGCCCCCGGCGTTCGACGAGTACCGCCTCATCCGCCTGCTGGGCCAAGGGGGAATGGGACGCGTCTACCTGGCCGAGGACACGGCCCTCCAGCGGCGGGTCGCCATCAAGTTCATCGGCGCGGAGCGGCCCGGCCCGGGCCAGCGTGACCGGCTCTTCGCCGAGGCCCGAGCGCTCGCCCGCCTCCGCCACCCGAATGTGGTGACGGTGTACCGGGTCTCGGAAGTGGGCTCCCACCCCTATCTGGTGCAGGAGTTCCTCCCCGGCGTCTCCCTGCGGGACCTGGCCACGCCGCTGCCGCCGGAACGGGTCCTGGCCATCGCGCTGGGGCTGGGACGGGGACTGGCCGCCGCGCACCGCGCGCACGTGCTCCACCGCGACATCAAGCCGGACAACGTCATGGTGCTTCCGGAGGGCGAGGTGAAGCTCGTCGACTTCGGGCTCGCCCTCTCCTGGGCGGCGGAGCAGGCAGACACCGCCGCCCGGGCCACCGTCCCCATCGCCGGCACGCGCGGGTACATGGCACCGGAGGTGCTGCGTGGCGAACCGCCCGGCCCACGGGGAGATGTCTATGGGCTGGGCCTGGTGCTTCACGAACTGTTGGAGGGCCTTCGCCCCTTCGACACGCCCACCGCGAGCGGAGCGGTGGACGAACCGACGACGCCAGAAGCGCGTCCTCCCAGTGTGGAACCCTCCGGAAGCGGGCTCGGAGTCCGCCTGCGCGCCGTCATCCTTCGGTGTCTCGAATACGATGCGGCACGGCGCTTCGCCTCCGCCGACGCGCTGTGCGCGGAGCTGGAACGCCTGAGGGTGGACGGCGACGCGGCGCCGGCGCCCCCTGGCAATCCCTATCGCGGGCTCCAGGCCTTCGACGCGGAGCACCGTTCGGTCTTCTTCGGACGCGGCGCGGAGGTCCGCGCCATCCATGAGCGGCTTCGCGCCCAGGCGCTGGTGCTCGTCGCGGGAGACTCGGGCGTGGGCAAGTCCTCGTTGTGCCGGGCGGGCGTTTCGCCGCGCGTCACGCAAGCGGGGCTCGAGGACGGCTGTGCCTACACGGTGCTGTCGCTCATGCCCGGGCGCCGGCCCTTCACGGCGTTGGTTGCCGCGGTGGCGGGCCGACTCGGGCTGTCCGAGGAGACCCTGGCGGCCCAGGTGCGGCATGAGCCCGCGGCGATGGCGCGGGCCCTGCGCGCCGCCGGGCCCACGCGGGGCACCCTGCTGTTCATCGACCAACTCGAGGAGCTGTTCACCCAGAGCGAGCCGGACGAGGCGTCCGCCTTCACGCAGGTGCTCGGGCACCTGGCCATCCTGGCCCGGGGTGTGCGCACGCTGGCCACGGTGCGAGGGGACTACTTCACGCGGCTGGCGGCGCTGCCGGGGCTGGAGGATGAAGTGGCGCGCGCCCTCTTCCTCGTCAAGCCGCTGGGCCCGGAAGGAACGCGCGAGGCCGTGGTCGGTCCAGCGCGCGTGACGGGCGTCGCGTTCGAGACGGAGGCCCTGGTGGACACGCTCGTGGCGTCCTCTGCTCACGCCCCAGGCGGACTGCCCCTCCTGCAGTTCACGCTCGCCGAGCTGTGGGATGCACGCGACCGGGCGACCCAGCACATCCGAGAGGCGTCGCTGGAGGCGCTCGGGGGCGTGGCAGGAGCCCTGGGCCGTCACGCGGACGGGGCGCTGTCGGCGCTGGTACCCGAGGCGCGCCAGGCGGCTCGAGACCTGCTCTTGCGACTCATCAGTCCGGAAGGCGCCCGAGTCCGGCGAACCACCAGGGAGCTCGGTGCCGAGTCCCCCACGAATCGCATCGCGCTGGAGGCCCTGGTCCGGGCGCGGCTCGTCGTGGTCCGCCAGGACGGCGAGGCGCACGTCCACGAGGTCGCGCACGAAGCCCTTCTCGAAGGCTGGTCCACGCTGCGCGGATGGCTCGAAGCAGCCCGCCAGGAGCGGCAGGTGCTCGAGCGGGTGAGGCTCGCCGCGGCCCGTTGGGAGCGCGCGGACCGCTCCACCTCGGCGCTGTGGAGCCGGCGCGAACTCAACGCGGTGACCTCGGCCGGAGCGCTGGCACTGACGCGGCAGGAGGCGGCCTTCCTCAAGGCCTCGCGGCGGGCACTCCGGCGCACCTTCGCGCGGCGCATGGGGCTGGCGCTGGCCCTGCCCCTCACGGCGCTGGTCGCGGGCGGCGCGGCCTGGATGAAGGGCCGCCACGCGCTGGAGCGCACCGTGCAGGCGCACCTGGATGAAGCCCGGGCGTCCCTCACCGAAGCCCGCACTCACCATGCCGAGGCGAAGGCCACGCGCGCGGAAGCGTTTCAGCGCTTGAACGCGCGAGGAGAGCGCGTCCTCACCGGTGCTCCGGCCCTGGGGGACGAGGAAGAACCCGAGGAGGCCTGGAGCGCGGCACGAAAGAGCGATGGCCACGCGGACGAGGCCTACCAGCGCGCCACCCAGGCGCTCGACACCGCCCTGCTGCTGGACGGCTCGCAGCGAGAGGCCCGCGGACTGCTCGCGGAGGTCCTGACCGGGCGCATGGAGCTGGCGGAGTGGTTCTTCCGCCCCGGACAGCGGCGTGAAGCCCTGCGCAGGCTGGCGAGCCTCGACGACGACGGCACGGGTCGACGCCAGCTCCTCGCGCCACCGGTCCTGGAGCTCGCCACGGAGCCGTCGGGCGTGGAGGTGCTGCTCCAGCGCGACCTGGGCGTGCCCGGAGCGCCCAGGCTGTCCGAAGGCATCTCCCTGGGCCTGACGCCCATCGCATCGCACGCCCTCGAATCGGGCCCGGGGTCCTATGTCCTCACCTTCCAGTCGCCGGGCCTGACACGCGCCGTCCTCCCGGTGGTGCTGTCATCGGGAGAGCGCCTGCGGGCGCGCATCCCCCTGCCGCGGGTGGCCGACATCCCGGAGGGCTTCGTCTACATCCCGCCGGGCCGTTTCCTCTTCGGCAGCAGCGATGACGAAGCGCTGCGGCGCGAGTTCCTCCAGGCGCCCCCGCTCCGGCCGGTGACGACTGCCGGCTACCTCATCGCCCGCCATGAGGTGACGTTCGCCGAGTGGATCGCGTTCCTCGATGCCCTGCCCCCCGACGAGCAGCGGCGACTGACGCCCGGCGTGAGGTCCACGGCCGGCGCGCTGGCGCTCACCCGGGAGGAGACGGGCTGGCGACTCATGCTGCAGCCCACGCAGCATCCTCTCGATGCGCGCAGCGGCGAGCCCATCCGCTACCCGGGCCGCACGCACAGGGCCGCGCAGGACTGGTTGCGCTTTCCCGTCTCGGCCATCTCGCTGGAGGACGCGTGGGCGTACCTCGCGTGGCTGGACCGCTCCGGGCGCGTTCCGGGAGCCCGGCTGTGTTCCGAATACGAGTGGGAGCGCGCGGCGCGTGGCGCGGACGCCCGCCTGTTTCCCATGGGTGACCTGCTCTCACCGGACGACGCGAACTTCGATGAGACCTATGGCCGCCACCCACTGGGCTTCGGCCCCGACGAGGTGGGCGCCCACCCTGCTTCCGCCAGCCCCTTCGGGGTGATGGACCTGGCCGGTAACGCCATCGAATGGGTGCAATCCGTCCGCGCGCCCGGAGAGGCGGTGGCCCGCGGCGGGTCCTGGTACTACGACCGCATCTCCAATCGCTCCAACACGCGAATGCCCAACGAGCCCTGGCTGAGGGACATCCGCATTGGCCTCCGCGTCTGCGCACCTGCCCCCGTTCCGCGTCACGACCCGTGA